A genomic window from Sphingomonas taxi includes:
- the rpsS gene encoding 30S ribosomal protein S19, with amino-acid sequence MARSVWKGPFVELSLLKKAETAQDAGGRAPIKTWSRRSTILPSFVGLTFNVYNGRKFVPVSVNEDMVGMKLGEFAPTRYFPGHAADKKGKR; translated from the coding sequence ATGGCTCGTTCAGTCTGGAAGGGCCCGTTCGTCGAACTGAGCCTTCTGAAGAAGGCGGAAACCGCGCAGGATGCCGGTGGCCGCGCGCCGATCAAGACCTGGTCGCGTCGTTCCACCATCCTGCCGTCGTTCGTCGGCCTCACGTTCAACGTCTACAACGGCCGCAAGTTCGTGCCGGTGTCGGTCAATGAAGACATGGTCGGCATGAAGCTGGGTGAGTTCGCGCCGACGCGCTACTTCCCGGGTCACGCCGCTGACAAGAAGGGCAAGCGCTGA
- the rplB gene encoding 50S ribosomal protein L2 — MALKHYNPTSPARRGLILVDKSALYKGKPVKALTEGKRKTGGRNNKGHVTSRGIAGGHKQKYRYVDFKRRKWDVEGTVERLEYDPNRTAFIALVKYADEELAYIIAPQRLAPGDKVLAAKKTDTKPGNAMELGQVPVGTIVHNVEMKPGKGGQIARSAGTYVQVVGRDRGMVIVRLNSGEQRYIRGECMATVGAVSNPDNQNQNLGKAGRSRWMGKRPLTRGVAKNPVDHPHGGGEGRTSGGRHPVTPWGKPTKGARTRHNKSTDKMIIRSRHSTKRKG, encoded by the coding sequence ACAAGGGCAAGCCGGTCAAGGCGCTTACCGAAGGCAAGCGCAAGACCGGTGGTCGCAACAACAAGGGTCATGTGACGTCGCGCGGCATCGCCGGCGGTCACAAGCAAAAGTATCGCTACGTCGACTTCAAGCGTCGCAAGTGGGACGTCGAGGGCACGGTCGAGCGTCTGGAATATGACCCCAACCGCACCGCGTTCATCGCGCTGGTGAAGTATGCCGACGAAGAGCTGGCCTACATCATCGCGCCGCAGCGGCTGGCGCCGGGCGACAAGGTCCTCGCGGCCAAGAAGACCGACACCAAGCCGGGCAACGCCATGGAGCTGGGCCAGGTGCCCGTCGGCACCATCGTCCACAACGTGGAGATGAAGCCGGGCAAGGGTGGTCAGATCGCCCGTTCGGCCGGCACCTACGTGCAGGTCGTCGGTCGTGACCGCGGCATGGTCATCGTCCGCCTCAACTCGGGCGAGCAGCGCTACATCCGTGGCGAGTGCATGGCGACGGTCGGTGCGGTGTCGAACCCGGACAACCAGAACCAGAACCTCGGCAAGGCCGGGCGTTCTCGCTGGATGGGCAAGCGTCCGCTGACCCGCGGCGTCGCCAAGAACCCGGTCGACCATCCGCACGGCGGTGGCGAAGGCCGGACCTCGGGCGGCCGTCATCCGGTTACGCCCTGGGGCAAGCCGACCAAGGGTGCTCGCACCCGTCACAATAAGTCGACCGACAAGATGATCATCCGGTCGCGTCATTCGACTAAGAGGAAGGGCTAA